CCAACCTGTCATGCCCGCATTTAACCATATACTTATTTGCCAGCGCAAACATGGTGTCGCCTGAGAGTATGGCAATGCTCTCATTCCACTTCTGGTAAACTGTTTCCTTCCCCCTTCTCAGGGTGGCCTTGTCCATAATATCATCATGCACCAGGGTAAAATTGTGAAAAACTTCAATGGCCATGGCAGGGTAAATGGCGTCCAGGCTATTGCCTCCAAAGAGCTCACAGGACATTAACAGAAGCAGCGGCCTCATCCTTTTGCCTTTTTGGCCCATTGTATAGGCAATGGGTTCGTAAAGTTCCCTGGGGTATCCTGTAAAAGACCCGGCTTCAAGGGCTTTCTCAAATTTTATAAGCAGTTCGTTGTTCTTCATGGATGAATCTTACTTGACAAGTCTGAGGAGATAATCCCCATACCCGCTTTTTAAAAGGGGTTCCGCTATTGTCAGAAGTTGCTCTTTGTCGATGAAACCCATTCTATAAGCTATTTCTTCAATGCACCCTATTTTCTGGCCCTGCCTCTGCTCAATCACTTCGACAAACTGGGCTGCCTGCATTAATGATTCAAAAGTACCGGTGTCAAGCCAGGCATGCC
This DNA window, taken from Bacteroides sp., encodes the following:
- a CDS encoding polyprenyl synthetase family protein — translated: MKNNELLIKFEKALEAGSFTGYPRELYEPIAYTMGQKGKRMRPLLLLMSCELFGGNSLDAIYPAMAIEVFHNFTLVHDDIMDKATLRRGKETVYQKWNESIAILSGDTMFALANKYMVKCGHDRL